The DNA region TTTCACGAGCGAAAGGGGCCGAAGGACCCCTTGGTTGGCAATGCACGAAAAAGCCTTGGAGAGCTGCGGTATGGTAGCCGAAAAGCCCTGACCAAAGGCGGCTGTCGCAAGGTCGATATCTCGCCACGAACCCGGCGGCCGGAGAATGCCCGGGCTTTCGCCTGGCAGATCCAGCGAGGTCTTGTGGCCGAAGCCCAATCTGTCCAGATAACCATGGTAGGCCTTCTTGCCCATGGTCATGGCGATCTTGGCCGAGCCGATGTTCGACGAGTAGCGCAGGACCTCATGCGCCGGCAGCCAGCCATACTTGTGGGTGTCGCGGATGGTGTTGCGTCCGATTTTGTAGCGCCCGTTCTCGCAGAAATAGAGCGAGTCGGGGTCGATAACTTTTTCCTGCAGCGCGGCGGCCATGAGGAACGGCTTCATGGTGGAGCCCAGCTCCATGGCGTCAATGGCCAGGGCGTTGCGCCATGCGGCCTGCCCGTACCGCTGATAATCGTTGGGGTTGAAAAACGGATACTGCGCCCAGGCGAGCACCTCGTTGCTCTCCACGTCGAGCACGATGCAGCCCCCGCGCTTGCCGCCGCTCTCGGTCACCGCCTTGGCGAGCTCCTCCTGTGCGACGAGCTGGATGTGCGCATCGATTGTCAGAGTGATGTCGCCGCCCTTGACGGAGGCGAGATCGTCCACGGAGGGGCCGAAGCTCAGCACGTTGCCCTTGGCGTCGCGCTGGACCTGCAGATGCACCTTCTTGCCGGCCAGATAGTCGTCGTATGCGAGCTCCAGTCCGGAGAGCCCCTGCTCATCCAGGCCGACGAATCCGAGCAGCTGACCGGCGACGTGCTTGTTGGGATACTGCCTGCCGTATTCGGTGGTCAAGTAGATGCCGTCGAGATGCGCGTTGCGCACTGCCGAGGCCACGCGGTCCGGCACTTTGCGATCCAGCCAGACAAAGGTGGTCTTGCTGCCGATGAGCTTGCGGACCTGCGCCGGCGTCCTGTCCAGGATGGGGGCCAGGGCGCGCGACGCGGCAGCCACGTCGTTGATCTCCAGGGGACGGGCGAACACGGAGTACAGCTCCACGCTCTTGGCCATGATCCGGCCGGTGCGGTCGTAGATGTTGCCGCGCGGGCCCATGACCGTAAGCGAGGTGAGGTGCTGGCGTCTGGCCATGGCGGCCAGCTCCGGGCCATCCACGAGCTGGACCTGGAAGGCGCGGCCCCAGAGCGCGACCCACAACAGCGCAAAGACCACGCCCACCACGATGACGCGCGGCTTGGCGCTGCGCACGGCGGCAGGCGATTCACGGTCCGCGGCAAAGGGAAGCCTGGCCGAGAACGGCTTGGAACGGTAGCCGTTCCGGGCCTTCCTGACCTTGGGCTTCTCCGCTTTTTCGCGGCGCTGTCTGGAGCGTTTTTCGTACGCCATGTCCAACGTATCCTTACTTACTGCACGGACTGCCTACAGGGCGCTGCCCGTCGCGGGCGGCGTGTCCGGTCCGTTATCGCGTTGCACCACAGGACCCTGCCGGAGCTGGCCGGGCTTGGCCGGCCCCAATCCATACTCCTGCGCCTTTTTGCGCAAACGGTACGGCGAGGTCAGATTGTCCTTTTCGAGCTGCAGCTTGGCGCGCAGGTCGTTCGTATCAGCCAGCCGCTTCTCCAGCTGCTCCAGCCGGTAGGCCGTATCCAGGCGCTCGATGTTCACCCAGACCACGGCGAGGCCCAGCACCAGTGCGGCTCCGGCGGCCAACAAACACTGCATGACGGCGCGGCTGGGCAATCTGGCCATTACGCCGCCTCCACCAGCCGTTCCGCAGCGCGCAGCTTGGCGCTTCTGGCACGACTGTTCCGCGCAACCTCCTCTTCCGAGGGGGTCAGCGGTTTTTTGGTCAACACCTTGAGCCGCGGCACGCGACCGCAGCGGCACACCGGCACGTTGCGCGGGCAGTTGCAGCCCTTGGCCTCGTCCCGGAAGGTATGCTTCACGGCGCGGTCCTCCAGCGAGTGGAAGCTGATGACGACCACGCGTCCGCCCGGGGCGAGCCGCTCCGTGATGTGCTCCAGAAAGTATGCGAGCTCCTCCAGCTCCCTGTTCACGGCCATGCGCAGGGCCTGGAAGGTGCGGGTGGCCGGATGGCGCCGTGCCGTGGCCCGCCACTTGGCCGGGTAGGCCTGCTCCACGATGTCGGCCAGGCGCGCGGTGTTCTCGATGGGCTCCTTGGACCGGGCCTCGATGATTGCGCGGGCGATGCGGCCGGCCATGGGCTCCTCGCCCAGGCGGTGGATGATGGCCTTGAGTTCGGCGTGGGAGAGCTTGTTCACCAGGCGGTGCGCCGGGGCGTCGCCTTCGCTCGCGCCCATGCGCATGTCCAGCGGCCCATCGTGCAGAAAGCTGAAACCGCGATCGGCGTCGTCCAGCTGGATGGAGGAGACGCCCAGGTCGAGCAGCGCACCGTCGAGCGTATCCCAGCCCAGCTCATCCATGAACTCCTCGAACCGGCTGTAGGAGCCCTGGAAAAACGAGGCGCGCCCCCCCCAGGGGGCGAGGCGTTTCTGCGCGGTGTCCAGAGCCAGGGAATCGCGGTCGATGCCGAGGAGGGAGATGTCGCCGCCGGCCGCCTCGAAGATTGCGGAAGAGTGGCCGCCCAGGCCGAGGGTTCCGTCCAGATAACGGCCGCCGGACTTGGGCGCGAGATACTCCAGCACCTCCGGGACCATGACCGAGACATGGGCGAACTCTTCCGTTTCGCCGGTGCCTGCGGCTCCCTGCTGGTCCGACATATGCTTCTGGTGCTGCTCCGCCATAGTTGAAACTCGTCAATTAAATATCAGGGTATCCCCGACCCCCTAGAGAGGAATGTCGATACCGCTATCCGCAAGCTCATCCGCCACGTCGGAGAAATCCTGCTCCGTAAGGGCGGTAAAGCGTTCGGGGTTCCAGATCTCGAACTTGTCCAACTGGCCGACGATCTCGGCATCGCCGTCCAGGCCTGCATAGTCGCGGTGTGCCTTGGAAAGCCGCACGCGGCCCTGCTTGTCCACGGTGAGCTCTTCCGCTCCACCGATGACGAGCCGCCGAAAGTCTCTCAATTTTCTAGAAGGACTCTGGAGTCGGCTGATCTTGTACTCGAACTCCTCCCAGACCGGCAAAGGGAATCCGACCAGGCAGTTGTCGTAGGTGGTGCAGACAAACTTGCCTTCTGCGCAGGAAGAGACCACAATGTCCCGGAATTCCGGGGGCATCATGAGTCTCCCTTTGTCGTCGAGGCTGCGCTTGGTTCGACCGCGGAAGGACATGCCGGCTCCTTGTTACCACCTTTTCCCACGTTTTCCCACGGTATCTATGTTTTTCTTACAACTGTCAAGAACAAAATGATTTTTTGTCTAGAGAATCAGATGTCTTGAAGGCACTGTTTCTGCATCACAGTCGCATGAACATGCAACATCGTCGGACTTGCAATCGGCGGTTCTGCGCCGCCCCATGCAACACCCGGCCAGCCGCCGCCATGCAAGGCATCCTGGCGGTCAGTGTTTCCGCAGCATTGCGTTGCGGGCCAATGCGGTTTATGTTGGCGGCGCAATTCGTTTCTGCAGCGGGCATGGCGCCTCGAAGAGCCGCGGAAAGACAGCCGTCTCCCCGAACAATGCCTGCCAGGGACCTCCGGGTCCGCGCTGCTGCGAATGCGCATGTCGCGACGCACCAAGACGGCGCCGGACGGACACGCGCCTCCTGCAACGATGCCACCAGGAACGGACCCATGTGCGCAGTGAAGACGACGATCCCCGACAATGTTTCCGAAGAGTACTACCAGATCGCTCCGGAAATCCTCGCCAGCTTCCCCAAGTATCGGCCGCCCATCGACCTGTTCCTGTTCAAGGAGTCCATAGCCTCCCTCGAACCGTACAGCCGCAAGGGGCAACGGCTCACCGCCGACCAGGTGGACAAGGTCCATGAGCTGTGCAACGAGGGCATGCTTTTCGTGTCCCGCTCCGACCACCCGGTGTACTCCAAGCACATCGTCAAGCAGCTCGACCTGGTGCTGGTGGACAAGAACCTCAAGGAATCCGAGATCGCCGACGTCTTCATGAATGCATTCCAGCTCCGGCTGGAGGAGTTCTACGACCAGCCCGTGCAGGTGGTCTTCGACAAGCTCTACACGGACATCATGGTGCTCACCGAGTACCTCAGCGTGGACTGGTTCCGCATCAAGGCCCTGCTCAAACGGCTCTTCACCGAGCACACCCTGGTGAACCACTCTATCAACTGCGGCGTGCTGGCCACCTGGCTGTACCTCAAGGTGCGCAAAGGCCATTTCAAACGCCGGGAGTTGGACCGCGCCGTGCTCGCCTTTTTCCTGCACGATATGGGCATGGCCAAGATCCCCCCCTTCATCCGCACCAAGAGCGTGCCCCTGACCATGGAGGAGCGGCAGAAGCTCAACTCCCACCCCATGCACGGTGCCAAGCTCGCCCAGAAGCTGGGCCTCTCCTTCAACGAGATCATGGCCTGCATCATGGAGCACCACGAGCGCTTCGACGGCTCCGGCTACCCGCGCAAGGTGAAGGAAGGCGAAATCTCCAAGCTGGGCAAGCTCTGCGCCGTGGTGGACTCCTTCTGCGCCATGACCACCGAGCGGCCCTACGCCAAGGCCATGGAGCCCGTGGCCGCAGCGCAGTCCCTGGCCCAGGACAAGCGCTACGATGAGAACTTCGCCACCATCATCAAGACCGCCTACATCACGGGCAACTTCTAATCCCCCCGGAGACGCACACATGCCCACGCCCCAGCTGCCTTCCACGCCGCGCGCCGTGCACTGGCTGGGAGGGGAACGGCTGGCGCCGCGTTCTCTGTACCACGGCCACGACCAGCTGGTGCGTCTCGCGCCGGGCAGCGCCCTGCTCTACCGCGGCCGGCTCTGGTGCATCGTCCGCACGAGTCGCCTGGCCGTGCCCTTCTGGGGCGTCAAACGCCACGCCCTTTCCACCTTCGAGCACGAGCCCTACGCCCTGCTGCTCCTGGACGGCCCGGGAACAGGCTGGTGCCTGCCGCGCATCGAGGTCGAAGCCCTGCTGCGCCGCCGCGCCTGGCCCGTGTCCCGCGCCGGCGAGTATAAGATCAAGCCAGCCAATCTCTGCGAATCCTCACGCTTCACATCCACGGCGCAGCTCTTCACCCGGCTCGACGCCTTTGTGGCCATGTTTTTAGAGCATGCCCGCTGTGGTTCGAGGGACTCCGCCCCTCGCGCTCCCCGCCAGGGAACTCTGTTCCCTGGACCCTCAATATAGGGGTCCGGGGACCAGTGGTCCCCGGCAGAGGGACTGGGGGACAGAGTCCACCAGAAAAAAGCTCCGGAAATCTTTCAGACCATGCACCTCAGCAGTGGTGGAGTACTGTTACCCAATAGTGACGCGAACCCCAGCACGAGCGAGGACATCCCATGCCGAACCATGATAAGCCGCTGTTGACCACAGCCGACAAGGAACGCTATACTAAAAATCCGTTGGCATTGTGGCGCTGGAAAGCGAATCCTGGGGCATGTGAAACGTGCCTGGCGCTCAACGGAAAGACATATCGATATCCAGATATTCCGGACCGCCCACACCCTAACTGCAAATGCACGGTAGTGCCCGTTCCAAATGCATCCTACCGTACCGCCATCGCGGATGCCGACGATAATGACGATGCCGCAGGGTCCTCCGACAACACCGGCGGTGGCCTGCTCCACAATACCGGCGAGGCCTTGCGCGAGATCGCGCGATCCAAGCTGTGGCAGGAAGCTGCCGACAACACCTATGCGGCGGTCGAGGAGATCGTGAACTCCGAACGCTGGGGAGAGATGGCGGAAGGGACGAACCAGGCGATTTCAGAGGTATGGGATAACCCCTGGGGCCGAGGCGCACTGTTATTTGCAGGAACTACATTGCTCCCTGCAATAAGCATCGCCACCGAAGGTGCAGCATTGCAGCTTGGCACACGCCTGGCTGTAAGCCCCGCTGCCGTTGAGCTTGGAAGGCGAATAAGGGAGTCTGACTTATTGGGACAACCTTCTATCGACCTAGCCAATGGGGCTCTTACACAGGGTCCTCCCCCATTCTCACTTGCTGGTCTTTCTGGATACACCTTGAGATACCTATACGATGATTATTCCGGGGATTGATTCATGAAACGACCCGTCATCAACCTGTACAAATATCTTCTCACCTTTCTCGGACTTGCCTTTGTATACTGGGGCGGCAAGGTCATTATCGTCACGAAGTATTACAGCAAGCGGTATGATCTGATCATGGACCATACAAACGTTCGCTGGCCGTTGGGGCTCGCACTTCTTGCGTTTGGCGTCTTCTTCCTCTACAGAGCGTACAAGGAATCAAGCAAGCGTAATACATCGTCAACACAGCTGGCTGAGACCGAAACGATCTGTGTTGCCTGCCAAACTCCATGCCTCATCGACGACTTTGAAGAGATGACGTGCCCCCACTGCGGCGGCGAACTCGAACCGCTGGCCGGATTCTACGAGCGCCATCCGGAGCTGCTGGACGAGGATACCGAGCCTGGGCACTAGCCTTCCATGACAACACTATGGACTTCATATCCTCAGCCACCCAAAAGGCACACCTGCGCCGTCGCTCTCTGGGGACGCTGGAGGCCTTGCAGGCTATCTACATGATAACATCATAGCCGACGACACATAAAACTATCCATAATATTGTGTGGAGTATTTTCTCTAATCTTTGGGATAAGCATTCTACAGAAACCAGTATACTACAATAGCATTTGGACATATACTATCGATTTCACAAACACACGCTGGATTCTTGGCCCCCTCTGCATTGTTGTCGGCGCCCTCTTAATCTGGACAGAGGTCAGGAAACGACGCAAATAGCGTCGTAACGCACTGGGGAGAGACGAGCCAGGCGATCGGCGAGGTGCGCAACCATCCAATCGCCGGGCCGCTACTGGACTCGGCCATCGCCATCGAGGGGCTGGCGCTTGGGTACGTGGCGGTGCCGCTTATTGACAGCGCATTGTCCACAGCGGAAAGAGCGCTTGCTATGAACGCGCCAATATTGCCAAAGGTTGTGGACTTCGTCTCAGGCATGCTGCCTGGGATGCCTGAGAATGAATGGCAACAGTGGGGCTACCTTGCAACCGAGGGCGTGAAATATCTTGAAGATACCAGAAGCGCCCTCCTGCATGATCAAATTTACTACGATCCAGACGAGTATAATGATGCTATTTAGCCTGCCTCTAATGGGAGAATAGATGAGCTTGCTTATCTCATTTATCATTTTATTCATTGGCATCATGATCTTCTGCAATCCTGAATGGTACAATGATTATCGTGGAATATTCTATGACTTCTCAAACCTCAGGATATTGGCCTCCTCAACTTTTGTCATTGTTGGGCTGATAGGGATCGTCACTTCTTTCCGCGCCCTAAATCGAGATTCCCAAAAAAACGAGATGATGATTTGCCCTGAATGCCAGCAAACGATTACCGCCTACACGGCTCAGAACGGCCGCTGTCCGCAGTGCGGCGGCGAACTCGAACCGCTGGACGGATTCTACGAGCGCCATCCAGAGCTGCTGGACGAGGATACCGAGCCTGGGCACTAGCCTTCCATGACAACACTATGGACTTCATATCCTCAGCCACCCAAAAGGCACACCTGCGCCGTCGCTCTCTGGGGACGCTGGAGGCCTTGCAGGCTATCTACATGATAACATCATAGACGACGACACATAAAACTATCCATAATATTGTGTGGAGTATTTTCTCTAATCTTTGAGATAAGCATTCTACAGAAACCAGTATACTACAACAGCATTTGGACATATACTGTCGATTTCACAAACACACGCTGGATTCTTGGCCCCCTCTGCATTGTTGTCGGCGCCCTCTTAATCTGGACAGAGGTCAGGAAACGACGCAAATAGCGTCGTAACGCACTGGGGAGAGACGAGCCAGGCGATCGGCGAGGGGCGCAACCATCCACAATCGCCGGGCCGCTACTGGACTCGGCCATCGCCATCGAGGGGCTGGCGCTTGGGTACGTGGCGGCGCCGCTTATTGGCAGCGCATTGTCCACAGCGGAAGGCGCGATCGCATCGAGTGCTCCAATTCTGCCGGATGTTGTTGATTTCACGTCCGGCATGTTGCCGGGAATGCCGGATAACCCCATGCAACTGTATGGCAGTCGTTTCAGTGAAGGGATTAAGTGGTTAGAGTCTTGGAGAAAGGAGTTGGAAAAGAACCAAGTCTACTACAACAAAGAGGATTATGACGATGCAATATAGCATCATGCCGATAAAAAGCTGGCATGTCCTGCTCGGTTCGCTCGCTGTCCTCTCACTGGGAGTCGAGATACTTATAGACCCAACATGGTTCGACTCGACTCGTGGTGTCTATTTTGACTACTCAAAATGGCAATACCCGTTATCATGCTTGATGATTGCTGTGGGCCTTGCAGGCACAATTGCCTCTCTTGTGTCCATGAACAGAAAAGATCGTTGGGACGAGATGATGATTTGCTCCACGTGTGAGCAAACGATCATCGCCTACAAGGCTCAGGACGGCCGCTGCCCCCACTGCGGCGGCGAGCTCGAACCGCTGGACGGCTTCTACGAGCGCCACCCGGAGCTGCGGGACGAGGATGCCGAGCCTGGGCACTAGCCTTCCATGACAACACTATGGACGTCATATCCTCAGCCACCCAAAAGGCACACCTGCGCCGTCGCTCTCTGGGGACGCTGGAGGCCTTGCAGGCTATCTACATGATAACATCATAGACGACGACACATGAAACTATCCATAATATTGTGTGGAGTATTTTCTCTAATCTTTGGGATAAGCATTCTACAGAAACCAGTATACTACAATAGCATTTGGACATATACTGTCGATTTCACAAACACACGCTGGATTCTTGGCCCCCTCTGCATTGTTGTCGGCGCCCTCTTAATCTGGACAGAGGTCAGGAAACGACGCAAATAGCGTCGTAACGCACTGGAGAGAGACTAGCCAGGCGATCGGCGAGGTGCGCAACCATCCAATCGCCGGGCCGCTACTGGACTCGGCCATCGCCATCGAGGGGCTGGCGCTTGGGTACGTGGCGGCGCCGCTTATTGGCAGCGCATTGTCCACAGCGAAAAGAGCGCTTGCTATGAACGCGCCAATATTGCCAAAGGTTGTGGACTTCGTGTCAGGCATGCTGCCTGGGATGCCTGAGAATGAATGGCAACAGGGGGCTACCTTGCAACCGAGGGCGTGAAATATCTTGAAGATACCAGAAGCGCCCTCCTGCATGATCAAATTTACTACGATCCAGACGAGTATAATGATGCTATTTAGCCTGCCTCTAATGGGAGAATAGATGAGCTTGCTTATCTCATTTATCATTTTATTCATTGGCATCATGATCTTCTGCAATCCTGAATGGTACAATGATTATCGTGGAATATTCTATGACTTCTCAAACCTCAGGATATTGGCCTCCTCAACTTTTGTCATTGTTGGGCTGATAGGGATCGTCACTTCTTTCCGCGCCCTAAATCGAGATTCCCAAAAAAACGAGATGATGATTTGCCCTGAATGCCAGCAAACGATTACCGTCTACACGGCTCAGGACGGCCGCTGCCCCCACTGCGGCGGTGAGCTCGAACCGCTGGACGGCTTCTACGAGCGCCATCCGGAGCTGCTGGACGAGGATACCGAGCCTGGGCACTAGCCTTCCATGACAACACTATGGACTTCATATCCTCAGCCACCCAAAAGGCACACCTGCGCCGTCGCTCTCTGGGTATGTTGAAGATGCTGCCGGCTACATGCGTCACGAGGGGAGAATAATAAAGATATCAGCAACTCTCGTGTGTATTACAACACGATATGGACTTATATGGTAGATGCGTAAACAGGCGTTGTGTCATAGCCCCCTCTGCAACGTAGCCGACGCCCTCTTGATCTGAACAGAAACCAAGAAGTGCCGCAAGTAGCGGCGTAATATCTCTATGAAATCTCATGTCATCAATCTGTACAAATACCTTCTCGTCTTTCTCGGACTTGCCTTTGTATACTGGGGCGGCAAGGTCATTATCGTCACGAAGTATTACAGCAAGCGGTATGATCTGGTCATGGACCATACAAACGTTCGCTGTCCGTTGGGGCTCGCACTTCTTGCGTTTGGCGTCTTCTTCCTCTACAGAGCGTACAAGGAATCAAGCAAGCGTAATACATCGTCAACACAGCTGACTGAGACCGAAACGATCTGTGTTGCCTGCCAAACCCCATGCCTCATCGACGACTTTGAAGGGATGACATGCCCCCACTGCGGCGGCGAGCTCGAACAGCTGGACGGCTTTTACGAGCGCCACCCGGAGCTGCGGGACGAGGATGCCGAGTCTCGACACTAGCTCAGACGCGTCAATCCTGCGTCGCTTGCGGACGAGTCCTTACCGCGATGCTTGGCGTTTCGCCGCCGTTCGCATATAGTGCCTGCATTATGGAACTGCATCTGTACCTCACCTATCTGCTGGCCACCGTGGTGGTGCTCGTGGTTCCCGGCCCCACGGTCATGCTGGTCACCAGCTACGGCCTGACCCATGGTCGGCGGGTGGCCCTGGCCACGGCGGCCGGCGTTGTCTGCGGCGACGCCACGGCCATGACCTGCTCCCTGCTCGGCGTCAGCGCCGTGCTTGCCGCGTCCGCCATGCTCTTCACCGCGCTCAAGTGGCTGGGCGCCTGTTATCTCATCTGGCTGGGCGTCAAGATGTGGCGCAGCGCTTCGTCTGCCGCCTGCATGCCGGAGAGCGAGGTGGTCCCGGCCGTCTCCCTGCGCCGGGCTGCCGGCCACGCCTTTGCCGTCACGGCCACCAACCCCAAGGGCATCGTGTTCTTCACGGCATTCCTGCCGCAGTTCGTGAACCACACCGCGCCGCTCACCCAGCAGTTCGCCCTGCTGTGCGGCACGTTCCTCATCCTCGGCTTTGCCAATGCCTTCTGCTACGCCCAGCTTGCCGCGCGCATGGGCAGGCTGGCCCGCCGTCCGCGGGTGATGCGCTGGGTGCGGCGGACCTCGGGCGGCGTGCTGATCGCAGCCGGCGCCACAGTGCTCGCGCGGGATTAGCCGGCCCCTCGCACACGATGCGCTTGATCCCGGACATGCCCTGAGGGGCGCTCTCCCTCAGACTCCCAGCCAGGGAGCACTGCTCTCTGGACCCTTACCTTCTGGAGAAAACCATGTGGAAACGTGCAGTTTGCACCAAGGACTGTCCCGATACCTGCGGTCTGCTGATCAAGGTGGAGGACGGCTGCATCACCGCGGTCAAAGGTGACCCCGAGCACCCGTACACCAACGGCTTCACCTGCAAGAAGGCCACCTTTTTTCCGGAGCACGTGCACGCCGACACGCGCATCACCACCCCGTTGAAACGGACCGGCCCCAAGGGCAGCGGGCAGTTCGCGCCCATCTCCTGGGACGACGCCCTGGACGAGGTGGCCTCACAAATGCGGTCTGTGTCCGAGCAGCACGGGCCGCAGTCCATCCTGCCCTACTCCTACGCCGGACACATGGGACTGATCCACCGCAACATCGGCCAAGCGTTCTTCAACAAGCTGGGGGCCAGCGCCCTCGACTACACCATCTGCGGCCCGGCAGCCTCGGCCGGGTTCAAGGCCAGTCTTGGCAAGGGGCCCAGCACCGAGATTCAGGAGGCGGCCAAATCCGACTTCGTCATCATCTGGGGCAACAACACCCTGACCACCAACATCCACGCCTGGCCCCACATCAAGCAGGCCCGCAAGAACGGCGCGCCCCTCGTGGTCATCGACCCTTACCGCAACCGGACCGCGCAGACCGCGGACACGCATCTGATGCTCCGGCCCGGCACCGACGCCGCCCTGGCCCTGGCCATGATGCACGTGCTCATCAAGGAAAACATGGTGGACATGGCCTTCATCGCCGAGCACACCGTGGGCTTCGAGGAGCTCAGGGCCCGCGTGGACGAGTACCCGCCCTCCCGGG from Oceanidesulfovibrio marinus includes:
- a CDS encoding penicillin-binding transpeptidase domain-containing protein, which translates into the protein MAYEKRSRQRREKAEKPKVRKARNGYRSKPFSARLPFAADRESPAAVRSAKPRVIVVGVVFALLWVALWGRAFQVQLVDGPELAAMARRQHLTSLTVMGPRGNIYDRTGRIMAKSVELYSVFARPLEINDVAAASRALAPILDRTPAQVRKLIGSKTTFVWLDRKVPDRVASAVRNAHLDGIYLTTEYGRQYPNKHVAGQLLGFVGLDEQGLSGLELAYDDYLAGKKVHLQVQRDAKGNVLSFGPSVDDLASVKGGDITLTIDAHIQLVAQEELAKAVTESGGKRGGCIVLDVESNEVLAWAQYPFFNPNDYQRYGQAAWRNALAIDAMELGSTMKPFLMAAALQEKVIDPDSLYFCENGRYKIGRNTIRDTHKYGWLPAHEVLRYSSNIGSAKIAMTMGKKAYHGYLDRLGFGHKTSLDLPGESPGILRPPGSWRDIDLATAAFGQGFSATIPQLSKAFSCIANQGVLRPLSLVKKPEPEAADAVRIFSPEVSAQVLSMMREVVEEDGTGTRARITGMQVGGKTGTAQKAGPTGGYGNQYVATFLGLLPIEKPRYLIVVVVDEPQKSHYGGVVSAPAFHEIAVKTLAYRGDLPDMPMACEKADKPSPACKPEELKIAQAKAEAPTVQGAVPDVVGMPLRKAVELFAAGGAVPTLKGAGEIVSRQTPKAGAEWKDASKATLWLGPAQGKG
- the rsmH gene encoding 16S rRNA (cytosine(1402)-N(4))-methyltransferase RsmH, whose product is MSDQQGAAGTGETEEFAHVSVMVPEVLEYLAPKSGGRYLDGTLGLGGHSSAIFEAAGGDISLLGIDRDSLALDTAQKRLAPWGGRASFFQGSYSRFEEFMDELGWDTLDGALLDLGVSSIQLDDADRGFSFLHDGPLDMRMGASEGDAPAHRLVNKLSHAELKAIIHRLGEEPMAGRIARAIIEARSKEPIENTARLADIVEQAYPAKWRATARRHPATRTFQALRMAVNRELEELAYFLEHITERLAPGGRVVVISFHSLEDRAVKHTFRDEAKGCNCPRNVPVCRCGRVPRLKVLTKKPLTPSEEEVARNSRARSAKLRAAERLVEAA
- the mraZ gene encoding division/cell wall cluster transcriptional repressor MraZ, producing the protein MSFRGRTKRSLDDKGRLMMPPEFRDIVVSSCAEGKFVCTTYDNCLVGFPLPVWEEFEYKISRLQSPSRKLRDFRRLVIGGAEELTVDKQGRVRLSKAHRDYAGLDGDAEIVGQLDKFEIWNPERFTALTEQDFSDVADELADSGIDIPL
- a CDS encoding HD-GYP domain-containing protein → MCAVKTTIPDNVSEEYYQIAPEILASFPKYRPPIDLFLFKESIASLEPYSRKGQRLTADQVDKVHELCNEGMLFVSRSDHPVYSKHIVKQLDLVLVDKNLKESEIADVFMNAFQLRLEEFYDQPVQVVFDKLYTDIMVLTEYLSVDWFRIKALLKRLFTEHTLVNHSINCGVLATWLYLKVRKGHFKRRELDRAVLAFFLHDMGMAKIPPFIRTKSVPLTMEERQKLNSHPMHGAKLAQKLGLSFNEIMACIMEHHERFDGSGYPRKVKEGEISKLGKLCAVVDSFCAMTTERPYAKAMEPVAAAQSLAQDKRYDENFATIIKTAYITGNF
- a CDS encoding LysE family translocator, producing the protein MELHLYLTYLLATVVVLVVPGPTVMLVTSYGLTHGRRVALATAAGVVCGDATAMTCSLLGVSAVLAASAMLFTALKWLGACYLIWLGVKMWRSASSAACMPESEVVPAVSLRRAAGHAFAVTATNPKGIVFFTAFLPQFVNHTAPLTQQFALLCGTFLILGFANAFCYAQLAARMGRLARRPRVMRWVRRTSGGVLIAAGATVLARD